One genomic region from Pecten maximus chromosome 5, xPecMax1.1, whole genome shotgun sequence encodes:
- the LOC117328078 gene encoding uncharacterized protein LOC117328078 isoform X1: MVKLPADVTFLSGTLSELFNWLYTVHVLFRLTQKIFGLITKKKESISLIKRQSTVRKNRLCATATDSEIAAIAKDWFRFACDRDGGRKRREEQKRAQQAATATINAVLSDNSEQD; encoded by the exons ATGGTCAAGCTGCCTGCAGATGTTACATTCTTATCAGGGACCTTGTCCGAGCTGTTTAACTGGTTGTATACAGTACACGTGCTATTTCGACTTACACAGAAGATATTTGGATTAATCACGAAGAAGAAAGAGAGCATTTCTTTGATCAAAAGACAAT CTACAGTAAGGAAGAACCGCCTGTGTGCGACAGCAACAGATTCGGAAATTGCAGCAATTGCAAAAGATTGGTTCAGATTTGCTTGTGATCGCGATGGTGGCAGGAAAAGGAGAGAGGAACAAAAAAGGGCACAACAGGCAGCTACTGCAACTATCAATGCTGTGCTTAGTGACAATTCCGAACAGGACTGA
- the LOC117328078 gene encoding uncharacterized protein LOC117328078 isoform X2 yields MVKLPADVTFLSGTLSELFNWLYTVHVLFRLTQKIFGLITKKKESISLIKRQLRKNRLCATATDSEIAAIAKDWFRFACDRDGGRKRREEQKRAQQAATATINAVLSDNSEQD; encoded by the exons ATGGTCAAGCTGCCTGCAGATGTTACATTCTTATCAGGGACCTTGTCCGAGCTGTTTAACTGGTTGTATACAGTACACGTGCTATTTCGACTTACACAGAAGATATTTGGATTAATCACGAAGAAGAAAGAGAGCATTTCTTTGATCAAAAGACAAT TAAGGAAGAACCGCCTGTGTGCGACAGCAACAGATTCGGAAATTGCAGCAATTGCAAAAGATTGGTTCAGATTTGCTTGTGATCGCGATGGTGGCAGGAAAAGGAGAGAGGAACAAAAAAGGGCACAACAGGCAGCTACTGCAACTATCAATGCTGTGCTTAGTGACAATTCCGAACAGGACTGA